The Microbacterium sp. SORGH_AS_0862 genome has a segment encoding these proteins:
- a CDS encoding multidrug efflux SMR transporter, producing MTWLILAGAVLAEVTATLSLRASEGLRKKAWIAPIAAGYALAFGLLAVALAAGVPVGIAYGIWAACGVALTAVGARVFFKEALTRRMGVGIVLIAVGVLIIELGVVSH from the coding sequence GTGACCTGGCTCATCCTCGCCGGAGCGGTCCTCGCGGAGGTCACTGCCACGCTGTCCTTGCGCGCCTCCGAGGGCCTTCGCAAGAAGGCATGGATCGCCCCCATCGCCGCCGGCTATGCCCTCGCCTTCGGGCTCTTGGCCGTTGCACTGGCCGCCGGTGTACCGGTCGGAATCGCCTACGGCATCTGGGCGGCCTGCGGCGTTGCACTGACCGCGGTCGGCGCGCGGGTGTTCTTCAAAGAAGCTCTCACCCGCAGGATGGGAGTCGGTATCGTCCTCATCGCGGTCGGGGTACTCATCATCGAACTCGGAGTGGTCTCGCACTGA
- the pyrE gene encoding orotate phosphoribosyltransferase: MTAASTSELESDRQALIALIGAEAVFHGDFTLSSGKKASYYVDMRKLTLDHRAAPAIGRIMLDLIRDVDGVVAVGGLTLGADPIANAVMHESVHAGTPLDAFVVRKEPKDHGRGRQIEGADVAGKRVVVVEDTSTTGQSALKAVEALRREGAEPVAVAVIVDRKTGAQAAVEAEGLQWLAAIDLDDLGLPAQ, from the coding sequence GTGACCGCCGCATCCACTTCCGAGCTCGAATCCGACCGCCAGGCGCTCATCGCGCTGATCGGCGCCGAGGCCGTCTTCCACGGTGACTTCACCCTCTCGAGCGGGAAGAAGGCGTCGTACTACGTCGACATGCGCAAGCTGACGCTCGACCACCGGGCGGCCCCCGCGATCGGCCGGATCATGCTCGATCTGATCCGCGACGTGGACGGCGTGGTCGCCGTCGGGGGCCTCACCCTCGGCGCGGACCCCATTGCCAACGCGGTCATGCACGAGTCGGTGCACGCGGGCACGCCCCTTGACGCGTTCGTCGTGCGCAAGGAGCCCAAGGACCACGGCCGCGGTCGCCAGATCGAGGGCGCGGACGTCGCGGGCAAGCGCGTGGTGGTCGTCGAAGACACCTCCACGACCGGCCAGTCTGCACTGAAGGCGGTCGAGGCGCTGCGCCGTGAAGGCGCCGAGCCCGTCGCCGTCGCCGTGATCGTGGACCGCAAGACCGGAGCCCAGGCCGCGGTCGAAGCCGAGGGTCTGCAGTGGCTCGCCGCGATCGACCTCGACGATCTCGGTCTTCCGGCTCAGTGA
- a CDS encoding GNAT family N-acetyltransferase: MTPPTADEFAALYASTGWGERTAQELGTALAGSWVVCSARDDVGALVGMGRLISDGVLHAFVTELIVATEARGGGTGALILDALVRESRRRGVEDVQLFAARGRRAFYERNGFTPRPADGPGMDLA, encoded by the coding sequence ATGACACCGCCCACGGCCGACGAGTTCGCCGCCCTCTACGCGAGCACCGGATGGGGCGAGCGCACGGCGCAGGAGCTGGGTACGGCGCTGGCCGGCAGCTGGGTCGTGTGCTCGGCGCGCGACGACGTGGGCGCGCTCGTGGGCATGGGCCGCCTGATCAGCGACGGCGTGCTGCACGCCTTCGTCACCGAGCTCATCGTGGCGACCGAGGCGCGAGGAGGCGGCACGGGAGCGCTCATCCTCGATGCGCTCGTACGGGAGTCGCGGCGTCGGGGAGTCGAGGACGTGCAGCTGTTCGCGGCGCGCGGCCGGAGGGCCTTCTACGAGCGCAACGGATTCACGCCCCGACCCGCAGATGGACCGGGGATGGACCTCGCCTGA
- a CDS encoding DUF4190 domain-containing protein, whose protein sequence is MTQPMPPMSQPPQQSVAAPNGSYPGKTLGIVGLIVSFFASLIGLILSIVAYAQSKKAGYKNTPALVGIILGAVFLVIGIIVAISLGAVFANLISQCADLGPGTHLVDGVTYTCS, encoded by the coding sequence ATGACCCAGCCCATGCCCCCCATGTCCCAGCCGCCGCAGCAGTCCGTTGCTGCTCCGAACGGCTCGTACCCCGGCAAGACCCTCGGAATCGTGGGTCTGATCGTCTCGTTCTTCGCGAGCCTGATCGGCCTGATCCTGTCGATCGTCGCCTACGCGCAGTCGAAGAAGGCCGGCTACAAGAACACCCCGGCGCTCGTCGGCATCATCCTCGGCGCCGTCTTCCTGGTGATCGGCATCATCGTGGCGATCAGTCTGGGAGCCGTCTTCGCCAACCTCATCTCGCAGTGCGCCGACCTCGGACCGGGAACACACCTGGTCGACGGCGTCACCTACACCTGCTCCTGA
- a CDS encoding exodeoxyribonuclease III produces the protein MRLATWNVNSIRARVVRTVEFCVRENIDVLAMQEIKCKPEQFPYAAFEEAGYHVVAHGLNQWNGVAIASREPITEVETAFPGMPGFLKGHEGPDLPQEARAIGATIDGVRVWSLYVPNGRGLDDPHYLYKLDWLAALTGYTRETLTSNPDLPLALVGDFNIAPTDADNGDPTVVEGVTTHVSPPEREAFRALLDAGLSDTVRPLVPTGYTYWDYKQLRFPRNEGLRIDFILGSHAFADAVAGAAIHRDERKGEIPSDHVPVVVDLDFAGDEDDDDRPMIFG, from the coding sequence ATGCGCCTGGCCACCTGGAACGTCAACTCGATCCGCGCACGCGTCGTTCGCACCGTGGAGTTCTGCGTCCGCGAGAACATCGATGTCCTGGCCATGCAGGAGATCAAGTGCAAGCCGGAGCAGTTCCCCTACGCGGCCTTCGAGGAGGCCGGCTACCACGTGGTCGCCCACGGCCTGAACCAGTGGAACGGCGTCGCGATCGCCAGCCGTGAGCCGATCACCGAGGTCGAGACGGCCTTCCCCGGCATGCCCGGGTTCCTCAAGGGGCACGAAGGGCCCGACCTCCCGCAGGAGGCCCGCGCCATCGGTGCGACCATCGACGGCGTGCGGGTCTGGAGCCTGTACGTCCCGAACGGTCGCGGACTCGACGACCCGCACTACCTCTACAAGCTCGACTGGCTCGCCGCGCTCACGGGATACACCCGCGAGACCCTCACGTCGAACCCCGATCTGCCGCTCGCCCTGGTCGGCGACTTCAACATCGCACCGACCGATGCCGACAACGGCGACCCGACCGTCGTCGAGGGCGTCACGACGCACGTCTCGCCTCCCGAGCGCGAGGCGTTCCGCGCCCTGCTGGATGCGGGCCTCAGCGACACCGTCCGCCCGCTCGTGCCCACCGGCTACACGTACTGGGACTACAAGCAGTTGCGCTTCCCCCGCAACGAGGGCCTGCGCATCGACTTCATCCTCGGCTCGCACGCCTTCGCGGATGCCGTCGCGGGCGCGGCCATCCACCGCGACGAACGCAAGGGCGAGATCCCCAGCGACCACGTGCCCGTCGTCGTCGACCTCGACTTCGCGGGCGACGAGGACGACGACGACCGCCCCATGATCTTCGGCTGA
- a CDS encoding sensor histidine kinase, translated as MLPLTPAQQRGDLLLAAAMCIGALISAALSSVAGIYGEHQGSMAAAVAYAFVLAVPLAVRRRWPATVAVVVCGAYFAAVTLRVPEIYAGNIAMFIAIYTVGAWSPNRRRAMWTRIGIIAGMAVWLMVTMFVDATSDIEIDGVSRAGAFSPYVASMLLTLLINALYFGGAYFFGERTWASRQQRALLEERTAELERERERSAEQAVALERVRLARELHDVVAHHVSLMGVQAGAARMVMSKDPQAAGATLARVEESARSALSELRHLLETLRTPGDTSEETSVGLEGLEKLVAEASAAGVASQLRIIGEERDVPDTVQVNLYRIAQEALTNARRHAGPGARADVRLRYGPEGVELEVANTGRPVAEITPGMGLIGMRERAAASGGTIDAAPRSSGGFVVRVRVPLTPLVAVDAR; from the coding sequence ATGCTGCCGCTTACGCCCGCACAACAGCGCGGTGACCTCCTGCTGGCCGCCGCCATGTGCATCGGCGCGCTGATCAGCGCTGCGCTCTCCTCCGTCGCCGGCATCTACGGCGAGCACCAGGGCTCGATGGCCGCCGCCGTCGCCTACGCGTTCGTGCTCGCCGTCCCGCTCGCGGTCCGCCGACGCTGGCCGGCCACGGTCGCGGTCGTCGTCTGCGGCGCATACTTCGCCGCCGTGACCCTCCGCGTCCCCGAGATCTACGCGGGCAACATCGCCATGTTCATCGCCATCTACACGGTGGGCGCCTGGTCGCCGAACCGGCGGCGCGCGATGTGGACCCGCATCGGCATCATCGCCGGGATGGCGGTGTGGCTGATGGTGACGATGTTCGTCGACGCGACGAGCGATATCGAGATCGACGGCGTCTCGCGTGCGGGCGCCTTCTCGCCGTACGTCGCCTCGATGCTGCTCACGCTCCTCATCAACGCCCTCTACTTCGGCGGCGCGTACTTCTTCGGCGAGCGCACCTGGGCGAGCAGGCAGCAGCGCGCGCTGCTCGAGGAGCGCACCGCGGAGCTCGAACGCGAACGCGAACGCAGCGCCGAGCAGGCGGTGGCGCTGGAGCGGGTGCGGCTCGCCCGCGAGCTCCACGACGTCGTCGCCCACCACGTCTCCCTCATGGGCGTGCAGGCGGGCGCGGCGCGCATGGTGATGAGCAAGGATCCGCAGGCCGCCGGCGCGACGCTGGCGCGCGTGGAGGAGTCGGCGCGCTCAGCTCTCAGCGAGCTGCGGCACCTGCTCGAGACGCTTCGAACGCCCGGCGACACGAGCGAGGAGACATCCGTCGGCCTGGAAGGGCTCGAGAAGCTGGTCGCCGAGGCGAGCGCGGCGGGGGTCGCCTCGCAGCTGCGCATCATCGGTGAGGAGCGCGACGTGCCCGACACGGTCCAGGTCAACCTGTACCGGATCGCACAGGAGGCGCTCACCAACGCCCGCCGTCACGCCGGCCCCGGCGCGCGCGCCGACGTGCGTCTGCGCTACGGCCCCGAAGGGGTGGAGCTGGAGGTCGCCAACACCGGCCGCCCGGTGGCCGAGATCACGCCCGGGATGGGCCTGATCGGAATGCGGGAGCGTGCCGCCGCATCCGGCGGCACGATCGACGCCGCACCCCGATCCAGCGGAGGATTCGTCGTGCGCGTGCGCGTTCCCCTCACCCCGCTCGTCGCGGTGGACGCCCGGTGA
- a CDS encoding response regulator transcription factor — MSGRIRVVLADDHAMMRAGFRTILTLDDRIDVVGEAGTGAEAIAQARALRPDVVCMDVQMPDLDGLEATRRIIADPDIPSAVLVVTTFDRDDYLFAALDAGASGFLLKNAGPEELTAAVRVVAAGDALLAPEVTRRVIARFANPAVSASAPEPLPVSSPLTEREEEVLRLMADALSNGEIAERLYIGEATVKTHVSNVLAKLGARDRVQAVVLAHRHGLA, encoded by the coding sequence GTGAGCGGCCGCATCCGGGTCGTCCTCGCCGATGACCACGCCATGATGCGGGCGGGCTTTCGCACCATCCTGACCCTCGACGATCGCATCGACGTCGTCGGCGAGGCGGGTACGGGTGCCGAGGCGATCGCGCAGGCCCGCGCCCTGCGTCCCGACGTCGTCTGCATGGACGTGCAGATGCCCGACCTCGACGGGCTGGAGGCGACCCGGCGGATCATCGCCGATCCCGACATCCCCTCGGCCGTGCTGGTGGTGACGACCTTCGACCGCGACGACTACCTGTTCGCCGCGCTCGACGCCGGTGCCAGCGGGTTCTTGCTGAAGAACGCGGGACCCGAGGAGCTGACCGCCGCCGTGCGGGTCGTCGCCGCCGGCGACGCGCTGCTCGCCCCGGAGGTCACCCGTCGCGTCATCGCCCGGTTCGCGAACCCGGCGGTCTCGGCATCCGCTCCCGAACCGCTGCCGGTCTCGAGCCCGCTGACCGAGCGCGAGGAGGAGGTGCTCCGCCTCATGGCGGATGCGCTGTCCAACGGTGAGATCGCCGAGCGACTCTACATCGGCGAGGCGACGGTGAAGACCCACGTGTCCAACGTGCTGGCCAAGCTCGGCGCCCGCGACAGGGTGCAGGCCGTCGTCCTGGCCCATCGCCACGGCCTCGCCTGA
- a CDS encoding ABC transporter ATP-binding protein, protein MLRLSGVTKNYGTRRVLDDVGFTVESGRLTGFVGGNGAGKTTTMRIALGVLSADAGTVEIDGTPITSEDRRRFGYMPEERGLYPKMKVGEHIAYLARLHGYSKAAATANAEKLLERLGLGERLGDTVETLSLGNQQRAQIAAALVHDPEVLILDEPFSGLDPLAVEVVAGVLAERAASGVAVLFSSHQLDVVERLCDDLVIIAGGTIRAAGGREQLRAEYSSPRFELVTGGDLGWLRDVPEVTVVELAGGEAVFEASPEVARAVLSRAAASGDVDAFSPQRPTLTQIFREVIR, encoded by the coding sequence ATGCTGCGCCTGTCAGGAGTGACAAAGAACTACGGCACACGCCGGGTGCTCGACGATGTCGGGTTCACCGTCGAGAGCGGCCGGCTCACCGGCTTCGTCGGCGGCAACGGCGCCGGAAAGACCACGACGATGCGCATCGCGCTGGGCGTGCTCTCGGCGGATGCGGGCACGGTCGAGATCGACGGCACGCCCATCACGAGCGAGGACCGTCGCCGCTTCGGATACATGCCCGAGGAGCGCGGCCTGTATCCCAAGATGAAGGTCGGCGAGCACATCGCCTACCTCGCTCGCCTCCACGGCTACAGCAAGGCCGCCGCCACCGCGAACGCGGAGAAGCTGCTGGAGCGCCTCGGACTCGGCGAGCGCCTCGGCGACACGGTCGAGACCCTCTCGCTCGGAAACCAGCAGCGCGCGCAGATCGCGGCAGCGCTCGTGCACGACCCCGAGGTGCTCATCCTCGACGAGCCGTTCTCGGGCCTCGACCCGCTCGCGGTCGAGGTCGTCGCGGGCGTGCTCGCCGAGCGCGCCGCGTCGGGAGTCGCCGTGCTCTTCTCGTCCCACCAGCTCGACGTCGTCGAGCGCCTCTGCGACGACCTTGTCATCATCGCGGGCGGCACGATCCGCGCGGCGGGCGGTCGAGAGCAGCTCCGCGCCGAGTACAGCTCACCGCGCTTCGAGCTCGTCACCGGCGGCGACCTGGGCTGGCTCCGCGACGTGCCCGAAGTCACCGTCGTCGAGCTCGCCGGCGGCGAGGCCGTGTTCGAGGCCTCCCCCGAGGTCGCCCGCGCCGTCCTCTCCCGCGCGGCGGCGTCCGGAGACGTCGACGCCTTCTCGCCGCAACGTCCCACACTCACGCAGATCTTCCGGGAGGTCATCCGATGA
- a CDS encoding ABC transporter permease: MNARIPAAPTTAQSVWLVAEREIGSKLRSKSFVISTVILFVLALGAVVWGGFTASDTSGIKVAVTPATASVVSGVSGLDVTDADSSDAAMALVTDGTVEAALVPTADVPDVTASGSFDYTVVGNDDLPSGLLPLLSQSPPVHLLEPSSTDFLLRYFVALGFGVVFLLAASTFGGTIAQSVVEEKQTRVVELLISAIPVRALLAGKVIGNTILAMGQIVVLAAIAIVGLSMTGQDLVLTGLGGPIVWFAIFFLLGFILLASLFAAAGAMVSRMEDIGSTTAPLTMLVMLPYFLVIFFNDNQLVLTIMSYVPFSAPVAMPLRLYLGDAMWWEPLVSLVVLAITCVLAIWVGSRIYSRSLLRMGARVKLSEALSRS, encoded by the coding sequence ATGAACGCGAGAATCCCCGCAGCCCCCACCACCGCCCAGAGCGTCTGGCTGGTCGCCGAACGCGAGATCGGCTCCAAGCTGCGTAGCAAGTCGTTCGTGATCTCGACCGTCATCCTCTTCGTGCTCGCCCTCGGCGCGGTCGTCTGGGGCGGGTTCACGGCGAGCGACACGAGCGGCATCAAGGTGGCCGTGACGCCGGCGACCGCATCCGTCGTCTCGGGTGTCTCGGGACTCGACGTGACGGATGCGGACTCCTCCGACGCCGCCATGGCGCTCGTCACCGACGGCACCGTCGAGGCGGCTCTCGTCCCCACCGCGGATGTTCCGGACGTGACGGCTTCCGGCTCGTTCGACTACACGGTGGTGGGCAACGACGATCTGCCCTCCGGGCTGCTCCCGCTGCTCAGCCAGTCGCCGCCGGTGCACCTGCTGGAGCCCTCGAGCACCGACTTCCTGCTGCGCTACTTCGTGGCCCTCGGATTCGGCGTCGTGTTCCTCCTGGCCGCATCCACCTTCGGCGGCACGATCGCGCAGTCGGTCGTCGAGGAGAAGCAGACCCGCGTCGTCGAGCTGCTGATCTCCGCCATCCCGGTGCGGGCGCTGCTGGCCGGCAAGGTCATCGGCAACACGATCCTGGCGATGGGTCAGATCGTGGTGCTGGCGGCGATCGCGATCGTCGGGTTGTCGATGACGGGGCAGGATCTCGTGCTCACCGGGCTCGGCGGACCCATCGTGTGGTTCGCGATCTTCTTCCTGCTGGGCTTCATCCTGCTGGCCTCGCTGTTCGCCGCGGCCGGCGCGATGGTGTCGCGCATGGAGGACATCGGCTCGACGACGGCACCGCTCACGATGCTCGTGATGCTGCCGTACTTCCTGGTCATCTTCTTCAACGACAACCAGCTCGTGCTGACGATCATGTCCTACGTGCCGTTCTCGGCTCCGGTCGCGATGCCGCTGCGGCTCTACCTGGGCGACGCGATGTGGTGGGAGCCGCTGGTCTCGCTCGTCGTCCTCGCGATCACGTGCGTCCTGGCGATCTGGGTCGGCTCACGCATCTACAGCCGTTCGCTGCTGCGGATGGGGGCACGCGTGAAGCTGTCCGAGGCGCTCTCGCGCAGCTGA
- a CDS encoding glycoside hydrolase family 15 protein — protein sequence MSAPIEDYAVLSDCRTAALVSREGSIDWFCAPRFDSASVFGALLGENEQGAWHLRPEDADAVASRHYDGDTFVLVTRWESASGVAEVHDFLPIDGGRVDIVRRIVGISGVVEFTTHLRIRFDYARAIPWVRQVGDAAEPALHAIAGPDALVVRGVALTPHGRAHRGRVSVSAGQTADLVATWNPSYLPTPAPLDVDAALEHTRAWWTGFAASIDHDGPHRDEVVRSLLVLRALSHQDTGGIVAAVTTSLPEQIGGERNWDYRYVWLRDAALTLEALVAHGFLQVAEQWRSWLIRAIAGDPRQMQIMYGVAGERDLPERQLTSLPGYEGSAPVRIGNGAVTQYQADVVGEVMVSLEAARVAGVPDDPLAWALQRALLDGVEARIDEPDNGIWEVRGDPQRFTQSRAMMWAAFDRGVRAVRRYGQDGPVAKWEALRDRLREEIDAHGVDAASGAFVQHYGSTEVDASLLLLPQVGFCEPDDPRMVATVARIEAELMPDGLVNRYRTQTGVDGLAGGEHPFIACTFWLVEQYARVGRVDDARTLMDRACETANDLGLFSEEYDPTARRQIGNTPQALSHLAQVRAADAMGGHGGRAAHRT from the coding sequence ATGAGCGCCCCGATCGAGGACTACGCCGTCCTCAGCGACTGTCGCACCGCCGCCCTGGTCTCGCGCGAGGGCAGCATCGACTGGTTCTGCGCACCGCGGTTCGACTCCGCATCCGTCTTCGGCGCGCTTCTCGGCGAGAACGAGCAGGGCGCGTGGCATCTGCGACCGGAGGACGCGGATGCCGTCGCGAGCCGGCACTACGACGGCGACACCTTCGTGCTCGTGACCCGGTGGGAGAGTGCGAGCGGTGTCGCCGAGGTGCACGACTTCCTGCCCATCGACGGAGGACGCGTCGACATCGTGCGCCGCATCGTCGGCATCAGCGGCGTCGTCGAGTTCACGACGCATCTGCGCATCCGCTTCGACTATGCGCGCGCGATCCCCTGGGTGCGTCAGGTGGGGGATGCGGCGGAACCGGCGCTCCACGCGATCGCCGGTCCGGACGCACTCGTCGTCCGCGGCGTCGCGCTCACCCCGCACGGGCGGGCGCACCGCGGGCGCGTGAGCGTCAGCGCGGGTCAGACGGCCGACCTCGTGGCCACCTGGAACCCTTCCTACCTGCCGACGCCCGCGCCGCTGGACGTGGATGCGGCCCTCGAGCACACGCGGGCCTGGTGGACCGGCTTCGCCGCATCCATCGATCACGACGGACCGCATCGCGACGAGGTCGTGCGTTCTCTTCTCGTCCTGCGGGCGCTCAGCCATCAGGACACGGGCGGCATCGTCGCAGCGGTCACCACGTCTCTCCCCGAGCAGATCGGGGGAGAGCGCAACTGGGACTACCGGTACGTCTGGCTGCGTGATGCGGCACTCACCCTCGAGGCGCTCGTCGCGCACGGGTTCCTCCAGGTCGCCGAGCAGTGGCGGTCCTGGCTCATCCGTGCGATCGCGGGGGATCCGCGCCAGATGCAGATCATGTACGGCGTCGCCGGCGAGCGCGACCTGCCGGAGCGTCAGCTGACGAGCCTGCCCGGCTACGAGGGATCGGCGCCGGTGCGGATCGGCAACGGTGCGGTCACGCAGTATCAGGCCGACGTCGTGGGTGAGGTCATGGTGTCGCTCGAGGCGGCTCGCGTGGCAGGCGTGCCCGACGACCCGCTCGCGTGGGCGCTGCAGCGCGCGCTGCTCGACGGCGTCGAGGCCCGTATCGACGAACCCGACAACGGGATCTGGGAGGTGCGCGGCGATCCGCAGCGCTTCACCCAGTCGCGCGCGATGATGTGGGCCGCCTTCGATCGCGGCGTACGGGCGGTGCGCAGATATGGGCAGGACGGACCGGTCGCGAAGTGGGAGGCGCTGCGCGACCGGCTGCGTGAGGAGATCGACGCCCACGGGGTGGATGCCGCATCCGGAGCGTTCGTGCAGCACTACGGCTCGACGGAGGTCGATGCCTCCCTGCTCCTGCTGCCGCAGGTGGGCTTCTGCGAACCCGACGATCCGCGCATGGTCGCGACAGTCGCGCGCATCGAGGCGGAGCTCATGCCCGACGGGCTCGTGAACCGGTATCGCACGCAGACCGGCGTGGACGGGTTGGCGGGCGGCGAGCATCCGTTCATCGCGTGCACGTTCTGGCTCGTGGAGCAGTACGCGCGGGTGGGGCGGGTCGACGACGCGCGGACGCTCATGGACCGCGCCTGCGAGACCGCGAACGATCTGGGGCTGTTCTCCGAGGAGTACGACCCGACAGCCCGCCGGCAGATCGGCAACACGCCACAGGCGCTGTCGCACCTCGCTCAGGTGCGCGCGGCCGATGCGATGGGCGGGCACGGCGGTCGCGCCGCCCATCGCACCTGA
- a CDS encoding glucose-6-phosphate dehydrogenase, whose amino-acid sequence MTDTTLVIFGATGDLTSRLLLPALAQLLDREPGRTVHLLGAARRELSDKQWRDLLKAGVGEGHGEAVDRLVADARYIVADPTDAKDLKSVLDAVEGRPVFYFAVPPQVAEAACEQLAGMDLPEGLTLALEKPFGTDEASARSLNETLRRVVPENQIFRVDHFLGRSTVLNVLGLRFANRLFEPAWSAEDVESVVIRFDETLGLEDRAGYYDQAGALIDMIQSHLLQVMAIVAMEPPATLHETDLRDATAAALRATSLWEDNAVCSARRARYTAGSVGDEELPAYADEPGVDPARETETLAEVTLEVRTARWEGVPFTLRSGKALGRKDTEIVLTFRPVRHLPAGFTGHAPGSTLRFSLGPDKISLGLNVNGNEEPFSLVREDVEVTLGDGALLAYSEVLSSILDQDAALAVRGDAAEQCWRIVQPVLDAWRRGETPLDEYPAGSAGPATWPQLP is encoded by the coding sequence GTGACCGACACCACGCTCGTCATCTTCGGCGCCACCGGCGACCTCACGTCCCGGCTGCTGCTTCCCGCGCTCGCTCAGCTGCTGGATCGAGAACCAGGCCGTACCGTCCACCTGCTCGGCGCCGCCCGCCGGGAGCTCAGCGACAAGCAGTGGCGCGACCTGCTGAAGGCGGGTGTGGGCGAGGGCCACGGGGAGGCTGTGGACCGTCTCGTCGCGGACGCGCGCTACATCGTCGCCGATCCGACCGACGCCAAAGACCTGAAGAGCGTGCTGGATGCGGTCGAGGGCCGGCCGGTGTTCTACTTCGCCGTCCCGCCTCAGGTCGCGGAGGCCGCGTGCGAACAGCTCGCGGGCATGGATCTCCCCGAAGGGCTCACCCTCGCGCTCGAGAAGCCCTTCGGCACGGATGAGGCGAGCGCCCGATCGCTGAACGAGACCCTGCGCCGCGTCGTGCCCGAGAACCAGATCTTCCGCGTGGATCACTTCCTCGGCCGCTCCACGGTGCTCAACGTGCTGGGTCTGCGCTTCGCCAACCGGCTGTTCGAGCCGGCGTGGTCGGCCGAGGACGTCGAGTCCGTCGTCATCCGCTTCGACGAGACGCTCGGGCTCGAGGACCGTGCCGGCTACTACGACCAGGCGGGCGCCCTGATCGACATGATCCAGAGCCACCTGCTGCAGGTCATGGCGATCGTGGCGATGGAACCCCCGGCCACCCTGCACGAGACCGATCTGCGCGACGCGACCGCGGCCGCACTCCGTGCGACATCGCTGTGGGAGGACAACGCCGTGTGCTCCGCCCGCCGCGCCCGCTACACCGCGGGCAGCGTGGGTGATGAGGAGCTCCCCGCCTACGCCGACGAGCCCGGCGTCGACCCCGCCCGCGAGACCGAGACGCTGGCGGAGGTCACCCTCGAGGTGCGAACGGCCCGCTGGGAGGGCGTTCCCTTCACCCTCCGTTCGGGCAAGGCGCTCGGACGCAAGGACACCGAGATCGTGCTGACGTTCCGGCCGGTGCGCCACCTGCCCGCCGGCTTCACCGGGCACGCGCCCGGCTCGACCCTGCGGTTCTCGCTCGGCCCCGACAAGATCTCGCTCGGCCTGAACGTCAACGGCAACGAGGAGCCGTTCTCGCTCGTGCGGGAGGACGTGGAGGTGACGCTCGGCGACGGCGCTCTCCTCGCCTACAGCGAGGTGCTCTCCAGCATCCTCGACCAGGACGCGGCCCTCGCGGTCCGCGGCGACGCGGCCGAGCAGTGCTGGCGCATCGTGCAGCCCGTGCTGGACGCATGGCGACGCGGCGAGACGCCGTTGGACGAGTATCCGGCCGGATCCGCGGGTCCCGCCACCTGGCCGCAGCTGCCCTGA
- a CDS encoding VOC family protein yields MFTPDAAFSGFSIDDTDAARTFYADVLGLTVVDNPMGFLELELSSGARVLLYTKPNHEPAAYTVLNFPVTDIDAAVDDLRSRGVETKIYSDEEFATDERGILRGGGYGPDIAWFTDPAGNVLAVLQP; encoded by the coding sequence ATGTTCACACCGGATGCCGCGTTCAGCGGCTTCAGCATCGACGACACGGATGCGGCCCGCACGTTCTACGCGGACGTGCTCGGCCTGACGGTCGTCGACAATCCCATGGGCTTCCTGGAACTCGAGCTCTCGTCGGGGGCGCGCGTGCTGCTGTACACGAAACCGAATCATGAGCCGGCGGCCTACACCGTGCTGAACTTCCCCGTGACCGACATCGACGCGGCGGTCGACGACCTCCGCTCTCGAGGGGTGGAGACGAAGATCTACTCCGACGAGGAGTTCGCCACCGACGAGCGAGGCATCCTGCGCGGCGGCGGGTACGGCCCCGACATCGCGTGGTTCACCGACCCCGCGGGCAACGTGCTGGCGGTGCTGCAGCCCTGA
- the rraA gene encoding ribonuclease E activity regulator RraA yields MVIATADVYDERGEQLDSLALQLRDLGGRRAFDGPVRTVRCHRDNALVKSLLQTPGDGAVLVVHGGGSLESALVGDIIAGAAVDNGWAGIIVFGAVRDAAVLETLPLGVKALGTNPRKSAKDGVGEVDVAVEIAGVVFTPGHHVWADADGVLVER; encoded by the coding sequence ATGGTGATCGCGACGGCCGACGTGTACGACGAGCGGGGTGAGCAGCTCGACTCGCTCGCGCTGCAACTGCGAGACCTGGGGGGACGGCGGGCCTTCGACGGTCCGGTCCGCACAGTGCGCTGCCACCGCGACAACGCCCTCGTGAAGTCGCTGCTGCAGACGCCGGGAGACGGGGCCGTGCTGGTCGTCCACGGCGGCGGCTCGCTGGAATCGGCCCTGGTCGGCGACATCATCGCGGGCGCCGCGGTCGACAACGGCTGGGCCGGCATCATCGTCTTCGGCGCGGTCAGGGATGCGGCCGTGCTCGAGACCCTCCCGCTGGGGGTGAAGGCGCTCGGCACGAACCCCCGCAAGAGCGCGAAGGACGGCGTGGGCGAGGTCGACGTGGCTGTCGAGATCGCGGGCGTCGTGTTCACCCCCGGCCACCACGTCTGGGCCGACGCAGACGGCGTGCTCGTCGAGCGGTGA